The nucleotide window GTGTTGCCGTGTGGCGTTCAAACACATCTGGGGGCGAACTGGGTTCGACCGGATAGATTGACGTGCCGGCGGCGTGCCGCGGTTGGTCAGCAGGCCGCGTAAAAAGCCGACCCATGCCACGCAATTCGCCACTCGCCGCGACCGCCTCCTTAGCCACATCCAATTGCGCGTCGCCATCGCAGCCGTGGCGAACGTCGTGGCTCCTTCTCGCCGCGGCCCTGTTCCTGTTTACCCGTGGCTACATTTTCTTCGCCCTGGATGTCTGGTATTCCGACGCCGAGAACACCTATTTTGCCGACTCCATGCGCGCATACGACGGCCAAATTGCCCCGTACAGCGAAATGCTAATCGAGTATCCTCCGCTTGGTTGGTGGGCCATTTACTTGCCGCGCCTACTTGCGCCGGGAAACATTCCGGAGCCGCCCACGCCCGAAAACATCGCGCCGGTTCACAAGGAATATGTTCCCATCTTTCGCGGCCAGATGTTTCTTTGCGATGTTGCTTCGCTGGCGCTGTTAATGTTGACCGTGCGGCGCCGCCGGCCCGAGCTTGTCGGTTGGGCTGCGCTCACTTATACCGTCGTCACCGCGCTGTTGGGCAATTTAATTTATGACCGGCTCGACATGGGTTTGCTGCTCCTGCTAATGGCCTGGGCCTATTGCACGGTGCGTTCGCTCGACGAAGGCCGGCAAAGCGTCACTTGGTCAACTGCCGCCTATGCCATGCTTGGCCTGGGCATCAGCTACAAATTGATTCCCATCGTCTGCGTTCCCTTTGTAGCTCTGGCCGACTGGCGTGCGCCCCGGCGATCGGTACGATTACCACTGGGTTTGATCGCCCTGATTGCAACCGCCGGCCTGCCGTTTCTCATCCAATTTGCCATCTCGGGCAACGGGGTCTTCAATTTGCTCAAGTATCACAGCGAGCGCGGTATCCAAATCGAATCGCTCTATTCCACGTTAATGATGCTCGCCTCGCTGCTGGGCGGCCATGTGTTTGTCGAAATGACGCACGGCGCTTTCAACTTAGCTGGCAGCTTTTCAGGGCTCATGCTCGTGCTGTCAAACGTTGTGCTGGGCGCGTTTCTGCTTGGCCTGTGCCTGTGGGTTTTCTTTCAACCTGCCGAGCGCAGCCGTGTATCCGGCTACCGTGCCGCCTGCTTAGCATTAGTGGATTGCGTCATTTTGTCGAAGGTCTTGTCACCGCAGTATTTCGTCTGGGCGATGCCCATGGCGCTCTTGTTGGCGGTCGAAGTCATGCCCAAACACCGCGCCGCATCCTGGGCGCTCGCGCTCTGCCTGGTGGCCATCGTCGCTTTGACCACCTGGATTTTTCCGTACCATTATGCTGCTGATCCAAATCACCCGGAACTCATCGCCTTGCTCCCACCCAGCCCGAAAGACGCCACCAATTTGCAATTGCTCCCCTGCATCATCCTCGGCATTCGCAACATTCTCTATTTCGCACTTGCCGTGTGGCTATTTGCGCTGCTCATTCGCCAAGCCGCCCCACCATCACCAGCCGCGCTCGCCATTCCGCATAGGAGTGCATAATCCGGCGCATGTAGCAATCCACTCCCATGCCCCACGCCACCTTCCTCCACAGCAACAAACCACGAACAACGGGACTTCTTTCCACCCTTCACCCCCATTTCCCACCCCCTTCACCCACTCGCCTGCTCAAACCTATAATTGTGATAATGCGCGGTTGAAATGCCGGGCATTGTGTTGCCGTGTGGCGTTCAAACACATCTGGGGGCGAACTGGGTTCGACCGGATAGATTGACGTGCCGGCGGCGTGCCGCGGTTGGTCAGCAGGCCGCGTAAAAAGCCGACCATAATTTAGTTGCCAATAGCAACTTCGCTTTGGCCGCCTAATTAAATAGGCGTCCCCGACTGCGGGTCTTCGTCGGAGAGATCCAAAAGTCGGTTGCCAATTCCGAATCGTCGCAGGTCACCGCCTGGTATCCCTGTGACTAAACCAGTTCCGGGCTAGCTTGGAAAGAACCCCGGCGGTTGGGGACGACCGAGCGAAATGCGGAAATCATCCGTCTACGCACGTAGAAGCCGTCACTGAAATATCGCGGGACGCGGGTTCGATTCCCGCCGCCTCCACTAAAATAAGCTTGTTGACGTTTATGTACGGCACGGAAGCCACGCATGCAACTTGCTGACGCAGAAAAACTGGCCCACGAATTGATGCGTCAACACAGCTTGCTTCCACGGTGGAAGTTTGACTTCGATCGGGCTGTGCGGCGTTTCGGCTCCTGCAACGAGCGAAAGCGGCTCATCACTCTTTCTGCTCGGCTGACGGAATTGAATTCCGAATATGAAGTGCGGGACACCATTCTGCACGAAATTGCGCATGCCTTGGTGGGCGTGCGGGCAAAGCATGGGCGAAAGTGGCGGCGAATGGCCTCCATCATCGGCTGCAATGCACGGAGTTGCTATGGCGACGAGGTGCAACAGCCGCCGATGAAGTTCACTGGGCGCTGCCCCACTTGCGGATACGAAGTTCAGCGCTCCCGTCGCCGCCGCATTTCTTGCGGCCGCTGCGATCGAAAGTTCAATCCGCGGCATTTATTCGCCTGGTCGAGAACTTCAACCAACCCGCACTCCGATTAACCGCCGCTTGCTGCTTGCCGCCAACCGCCCGCCGCCTACTGCCAGCAGCTAGCCGCTCACTGTTTCGCTTCAAGCAGGCGACTGACGAACTTCGCCACCGTTTCCCAATATTCGCGCTCCGCAATTTCGGAAGGAGTCGTTTTCGGCTCCTCTTTCTTGCGCTTCCGTTCTTTCTCTTCTTTTTTTTGCTCTTTTCCCACGCCCGAAAGGTCTGCATTGGGTGCATGCGAAAGCAGCGCACTCACCAACCACTGACCATCGGCGGCGGAGTTCGCCTGCTGCGACAGTAAATACCACAAGTCGGGATTGAAGGGATTCGCATTCTTCGCCGCGGTCAGCAGTTTCACACCGGTGGTTCCTTTGTCTTCCAGCGGCAGCGCTCGAAACAGCGCGGCGGCAATTCGCGTATCGATGTACGAGGCCAGCCCGACATTCATGCCGGCGCCCAGGCCCAAATGATATTCGGCGCCGGCGTGGCTTTTTTTCGTCAGCCGCGCAGGACCGTCGGCCACGTCTTTGAACAGCCACAGCACGTGGGTGACCGGAGGACCACCGGCGAAGGCCTGGTCGATGTGCGCCGACCATTTGTCGTCGGCAAAGTGATAAGAAACCAAATTCGAGTGGTGCGGCTGGCCTGCCGGAACCGCCGGCTCGCACAGCGCGCGGTGCGTGTCGATTGAAATTCCTGACATGGTGGTGCACACGCCGCCGTGGATAATCCGATCGGCCCAGGCCTTCCAGGGCAACGTCGAAGGCTGCAACTCGTAACGCAGCTCGGCATCCTCTTTCCGATACGGGCCATACGTGTGATACCGGTCGTGGCCATGCTGTCCCTCGAACTTCTCGTATATATAGTGCGCATCACTCATCACCATCGGTCGCGCCAGCGGCATCAACATCGGCCACGGCGCTTTGTCCATCGGAAACAGCGGCCAGTGTTTGGGGTCGCGGTCTGCTACCGGCGGAATATTCGGCTTGCTTTCGTACACCGTAGCCAAATATTTCAGCCACGTGATAATGTCCGCGTACGGTTCTCGCTTGCCGGGCCGCTGCCCCAAAATAATCATCGCCCCTTTCAGCACTCGCCCCAGGGCCTTGAATTGCTCCAGCTTGGCCACGCGCTTGTCGTCAATGCCCTTCGATTTCAAATAATCGAATAGCTGCTGTTGCTTGTCCGGTTGCTCATAAATTTGCAAGGCCGTGCTGCCGGTGCTTTTCATGAAGTCGGCGGCGGCCTGCATTTCCGGGTCGGGCGCGTCAAGGTTGATGTCCGGCTCCGGTTCCGGCGGCGAGGCGCCAACTTCCGTATCCTCGGCGTCGGGCATTTCCTCATCGGCCAAATTGCGGTTGGTCACGCCTCCTTTGCGATGCACCACCGCGGCGGCAGTCACCAGCGCACGATATTTTTGCGTGAAACTCGCGCCGAGTTTGGCGCGCATGTCGATGTAATTTTCCAAAATGGTCCGATCGGGCGGATAGACGCTGCCAAAGATGGCGTCGGTCAAGGTCGGATCAGTTTCAACTTCGTGCAGCACCTCCGGCGGGACGGTTCGCTTGACCGATTGCAATTGGCTGAGCACTTCCTGCTTGCACCAGGCCAAATAGCTGCTGCGCACCTCGGGCGTGAGCATGCCGCCCGACTTGCGCAGCAAATCCAGCGTGGCGGTGGGGCCAGCGCTCGCAGCGGTCCCCTTACTTGCAGCCGCGCTATCATTCGCAGAGCCACCATTTGCTGCAGAGGCAGACTTCGCGACAGAGACGGACTTCGCAGCCGTGTCGTCGCTCGCAGATGAGCCATTACTAGAAGCAGAATCCGTCGCCCCGAATGCGATGACCCATTTCGCGCAGCCAATTAATATGACCAGCGCCAGGGCAACACCAACTCGCCGGGCAATACCAAATCGTCGCGCAATGTGGGTGTGCTTGGTGTTCACAACTCTCGCCTTCTTTCGGGAATGTTCCACTACGAAATCTTGCCCCAAGCCGGCGACTTGTCATCGGCCGGCTACAATTCTGCCTCTTTTGGCCTATGACAATTTAACACAGTCGAACGACTGGCCGCATGATGATTGTTCCAAAATATGAAACACCAAGCCCCGGCGGCAGTTCCGTCAATTCAGCCATTATCCGTCTTAGCCCCATGCTCTGCCCGAGGGTATTCGCATCCAATGAACCAACGCTTAGCCCGGTCGGCCACGACCGGGTGCGTACAGCTCCTTGGATCCGCAATTTAGCCCCGGTTTCTACCCGGAGATCTCCTCTCCGTGGATGCCATTTCCACGCCCGCCGTGGGCATGCAAACCAAACCTGAACCACGGCCTACCCAGCAATCGTCGGCTATGCCCCAGCCACCCGATCCCGGTCGCCTATGTGGCTTTTTCTTTTGTTGCCACGCGCTCACGCTTCCGGCTAAACTGTGGGGGTATGGGCAACTCTTTTAAATTGGTCTGCAATTCTTGCGGTTCGAATTTGCGTGTAGGCAGTGGTTTGATTGGCCGAACAGTTCCCTGCCCGAAATGCGACGTACCGATTCAAATTCAAGATAACGCCGCACCACCTGTTACCGCTGTTGCTACACCGCCAGAGCCGGCTAGAGAATCGCGGCAGCAAGTCGTTATTGCCGCGGTGAAACGTCATTTATCGGCAACGTGGCCAACGTGGCTTGTCGGAATCGGTGTAGCAACAGCGGTACTTGCCGCCAGAAATTACGATTCTGAGATTGGAGCGTGGCTTCGCTACATTTCAGCCGCACTTATTGGAATTGGAGCGGCACTCCCTGCAAAACGATATTTTGCTGGGCGAGCGTGGCGGGGAATGTTCACAGTCGATGCTGTTAAGAGCCGTTTCAAACGAACATGGCCCGCATGGTGTATCAGTGCAGCATTGATTGCTTGGTTTCTGTTGATCGACGTTCAATCAAGTTCATGGTTTTTGTTGCGTTACGTTGTGATTGTTGCCGCTGCCCTTGGCATAAGCGGCTCAGCATTGCCGGCATTCGCATGGAGTTGGAAACGTTTTGGATTAATCCTACTTGCTATTGCTGCGATTTGGGCCGTCACGATGGATTTATTATTTGGAGCATTCGATTTCTATTTCTCTTGGTGGATCGTCTGGTTAGAACTTTCGCTCTTTGTGGTTGCATTTATATTGGCAGGGATTGATTTAACTTTGATTAGTAGTGCGATGATTGGCTGGTTTAATCGAAAACTTTCAATACGCTGGACTAGATATATCGTGGCTGTACTTACTGTTGTCACATTATTTTGGTGGGCTGCCCATGATACATACGTTGATCGCTGGACATCGAAAGATGATACGGACTACGCCGATACCTACAAACATTGGTCCGGTGATTTTATCTATCGCAGAACGAGTCATTTCCACAAAGGCGACAGCACTTTCCTAAATGAGTCATACTTTTGGAGTTCTGAGGGACCAATGGCCGGCACTGGGAAGCCGCATGGCCATTGGATAACCGAGAAGTTGGGCGACAACACGCCTTACCACAAAGACGAATTCTATTGGTATGGTGAAGAAATTTCGGAAGGGCAATGGTACATGCGTAACAAATAAAACATATGGCTACTTTTGAAATTCAGTGTAAATCGTGTGGTGCAAAACTTAGTGCCGGTGTCGGTCTGATTGGAAGGACTGTCAATTGTCCGAAGTGTAATAATCCACTTATTGTAACTGTGCCTCCCGAAGATATTGAATTGGCCAAAACCATTTCGGTGAATACTGTCGATGGTCAAGTAGCTTACGCTGAACCACCATTGCAGCGGCGACGTTATCGGCCCGCTACCGATAAGCAAAAGGCGTTTGCGGTAGATTTAGGAATTGATTTCGCACCCGACATCAACGCTCACGACATAAGTATCCTGATTGACAAGGCACTAGATCACGAATACGAAACCGACAAGGATAAAATCGAACTACATCTTAAAACACTTAATCAATGCAGCGAAGATGATTTGTTGGCTGAATTAACCAAACGCGGATCAAGAGCATTTGTTGTATCGTGGCCGGTCAATCAAGATTTTGCGGAGCGAACGGAATGGCACATAAATGGCGGGGAAGGTGTAACAGCGGAGATAATTGACTTCGTACTGGTCCAATTGCTCTATGCAAAAGCCAAACAAGCGGGCGTTCCTTCTCATGATATAACTCGATTCATAGATTTTCTTGCTCAGTGTTCCAAAGAACCGGTTTAATTTCAATCAGCAATTCAGCACGAAGTTGCCAACATTGTCGGCATGGAAATATATCCGCTGGGTGCCACTCCTCGCTTGTCCAGCAGTGCGAAAAAAGAGTTCGAGAATGGCATGCGGTAACCCCCCAAACTCGTTTGCACAAAGAAATTCTTTTCCGCGACCGCGGGCTCAAATTTTTTCGCCCAAAATTGGGCCACCTGTTCGGTAAAATGAGCAACCGAGCACAGGCCACGTCGTCGGCTGAATCACCCCATCACCCGTTCACCTGCTCACTGTTACCCGGCGCTCGTCGATAGCCACTAATTGCTAACCGCTCACTGTCCGAAACCGCTCCTCCTGGCAATCGCCATTTCACGTTGGTAAAATCAAAACCCATCTCAGCGGGCATTCTTTACCGGCAGCGGGGAACTCAAGCACATGGCAACTGAAAATCAACCAGCGGCGGAGGAGAAGGCGGAACCGGCGAGTGAAGGCGCCGACGATAAGGTGCATTGCCCGAAATGTGGCTCCACTCAGATTACCGCCAACCGAAGAGGATTCGGGTTTGGTCGAGCCGCGTTGAGTGGATTGCTGTTCGGTCGAGGTGGAGCGCTCTTTGGCGGGCTGGCGGGACGAAAGAAAATCAGAATCACCTGCCTGAAATGTGGCCACGTGTTTAGGCCCGGGCAAGGCCGTTAGTGAATTGGCATCTCGCTTGCACTAAAATCTTTCCGGCCGTGTGGCTGGGGCAGGATGCAGTGCCGCCCCAGCAGAACAACAACTAGGGCGTCGGCTGGGTGGCTGGGGTCGAGTCCCCCGCGGACGAGCCCCCAGAGAATTGCCAGAACCTCTTGCTCGCACAAAGAAATTCTTCTCCGGAGCGGCGGGCTCAAATTTTTTCGCCCAAAATTGAGCCACTCGTTTGGTACAATGCCGCGCGGAACAATGAGTTCCCTGTCTGGGCGACCGTAGGCGGTAGGCTGCTGAAGCTGTTGTTGCCTGCTGCGAGCTGTCTGCAAACGGCCGCTGGACTGTCGGTCTTTGGCAATTCGATGTATTTATCGAACCTTCTCCCGGGGTGCGAGAGGGCAGGGTGAGGGGGCGCGCAATACGCCGAGAAGGGCTGCAGCCTTGTGCCTGGGGCAAAGCGCAGTGTCGCCCCAGCGAGTTACTTTCGACATCTCGATCGGGGCAGCCCAGCGACTTTTGGCCAAGGAATTAATTTTCAGGACAATACTGTCAAACTAATCTGCACGGGCGTTAGCCTGGGGTGCAGTGAGAAGGAGTTAACCCCTGGTAATGCGATTTCCTACAGCCCACAATCAGACATGTTTGCGCAAGGGGTTGCGCAAGAGAAGCCGAGATTTAACTTCGGGGGACGGGAGAGCTGTCATGCTCCGCGCGTTCGCCGTCGGTTTAATGTGCGTTGGCTGTACGTCTAAAGCAGCGGTCGCGGCAGAATCGCAACTGGACCAACCCGTTTCTCCGTCGCCGCAGCAAACTTCTGCGCAGAAATTTCCGCGCAGCGAGTGGGGCGCGCCGCTGGTCGATGTTTCGCACGATGCCGCCAAAAACACGTGGAACATCAAGGGCAAACATCAAACGGTGATATTAAATGAAAAGAATTTGGCAATCGAAGTGCACGCGGGTTCCGTTCTTTGGCATTTGGTCCCGTCGACAGCCAGTGATATGCGCGTGAAATTGGATGGACAGGAATTTTCCGCACGGTTAGCAGATGCCGAGCAAGTGGATATTGTTCCATACGATACCGGCTATAAGACCGGAATAAAAATTATGCTCAATCACTGGCCGGAAAAATCGGGGATCGTAAATCTGCCATTGTATCTCACCCTGGCATTGGAAGGTGCGAACGAAGAACTCGTGTTCGATATTGCTGCCGACGAGCAGCAAGCCAAGTTGCGAGAACTGAATTGGCCTACGGCGATTGATTCCAGCCACATCGATTTTACCGTGCTGAGTAATGGTCGAGGTGCACTCTTGCCGCAAGATTGGCCAAAGCCATACTCTCCCATTCGTTCCGCAAATGCCGATGGCAGCCTGAAGCAAAGCGACACCAGCGAAGTGCAAAGCAATGTCATCGAAAGTTGGTCAATGTCGTGGTGGGGATTTGAACAGGGTCCAAGCGCAATGATGATTATTGTGGAAACGCCCGATGACGCAGCCTATCAATTTGAACATCCGGCAGGTGGCCCGACGGTCATTGGGCCGCGCTGGCGGGAATCTCTTGGCGCACTTCGTTACCCCCGAAGTTGCCGAATGTGCTTTTTCGAGAACGGAAATTATGTCGATCTGGCGAAGCGCTACCGCAGCTATGTAAAGGATTCCGGCCTGTTTGTATCACTCGATGAAAAAATCGCGCGACGACCAGTGGTGAAGGAATTAATTGGCACGCCTCAAGCGCGTTTGGGAATTCTCACAAACATCAAGTCCGATAGTTTGCATTACAACAAGCAGAACCCCGATGCTAACCATCATTTTACTTCATTTGATTCCCGCGCTCAGGAATTGCGCAAGTGGAAAGAGCAGGGCCTCGATCGTTTGTGCGTAGTTCTCACCGGTTGGCCGCGGGAAGGCTATGATCGCCAACATCCTGATGAATTGCCGCCCGCGCCAGAAGCCGGTGGATGGGCCGGAATGAAGCAAGTCGCTGATACCTGCCGCGAATTAGGCTATCTTTTCTGCCTGCACGATCAGTATCGCGATTATTACCTTGATGCCCCATCTTACGATCCCCAATTTGCGATCCATGAGGAAACCGCTGCCGGCGCCCCGCAAGATTTTCCCGGTACGCGGTTTGGAACATGGAAGCAAGGGCAACTCCCATTCATGAATAATTGGGAGGGCGGAACGCAAACGTTTTTGAATAATCGTTTTATGCTTGGCCATTTGGTGAAGAACTACACTGCGCTCTTTGCGCACGAGATTCACCCACAAGGAATTTATCTTGACGTGTTCGGTTATGTACCGCCAGATGAAGATTTCAATCCCGAGCATCCGTGCAGCCGCAGTGAAGCCATGCACGCCCGCGCGCTGTGCTTCAATTGGTCGCGGAACAATCTTGGATTTGTCGGCACGGAAGCCGGCTGTGATTGGACGATTCCTTATGTCGATTGTGTTTCGTCCATGCGTTCGTACAAGCTGGTGAGTGTGCCGCTTTACAATTTGGTATATCATGACGCTGTCCTCACACCGTACGCTCCTGACGACTTGCGCGGATTTCTGAATGGCGGCATGCCGCAATTGGGACGCGATCAAAGTACCACTTCCGAAACCGCGGCCGCTGTGCGACGCATGAGTGCGCTCCACAAACGGGTCGCTTTGCAGGAAATGGTGCGGCACGAGTTTCTGACTGGCGATTTTAAACATGAGCGTACGACGTTTGCCGACGGCACCACAGTAACCGTCGATTGGGATGCAAAAACGGTGAACATCGTTCCCGAGGTGGAAGTTCCGCAGGTCAAGTGATGAAAAACTCACGTCCGTCACCGTCCCTCATACAATAGCTGCTCCAATTGCTTCGATAGCGGCTCGTTATGTTGTGCTTTGGCCAACTCCACGGCTTTGCCCATGGTAGTGGCGGCTTGCGCGCGATCCCCAAGCTGGGCGTAAACCGATGCCAGGTTGGCATAAGCATCGGTATAATCGGGCAGCAGTTGGATGGCGGCCTTGTAATGTTCGATGGCCTCCTGCGGGCGAACGCTGGCCACGGCGTTGGCCCAATTAAATTGCGCTTCCGGAAAGTTGGGCTGCAACCGCAGCGCTATGCGGTAGTGCTCAACCGCCTCGTCAACTCGGCCCGCGCCGGCCAGCAGCAGGGCCAAATTGTGTTGGGCGTCAGGATGGTTCGGATCCAATTCCAGGGCCACTGTATACTCTCTTATTTTGGGTGTAGCTATATATCCCTTGATTGCCGGGATTTTTCGGCCTAAATTGAGAAGCCGCGCGACGCTGCGGTTGCTGGGTAGTGCTCTGTCTGCCGAAGCTTTCACGCTACGACGGTTCATCTCAACTTGAACATTTTCCCATGGCAGGATCTTGATGGGTACGAGAGCCAATTCCCTATTCTCAAAAGGAGGATCGAACATGACACGCTCAAACCAAAAGTTGTACAGTCGCGTCAGACTATTTAACGGAATTCTTGTCATGTTCGTCTCCTTAGTTTTATTCGATGGCGTATCGACAGGCATGGCCGATGTCGATATCACCCTGACCGGAAGTTACTTCAAAATTCCAAATACCCATCCGGATACCGGCAGCGGTGCCCAAGCTGGCCCTACACAAGGTCTCGTCCAATCGACGCTGGGGCCTGATGGCCTGCCTGTTGTCTCGTCGTTTGGTGCGACGTACTCGCCTCCGATCACAGACGTGAACGCGAGCGGCGAGATCCTCTGGTGGAGCACCACGAGTCCATACGGGGTTCTGTTTGAGAAGCAACAAAACGACACACTGCCTTTTGCTTTCCCCACTTTCTTTCCAGATGGCCAGTCCAGCGACGACCCGTTCTATAGGAGCGCCCACTGGCAAGGTACTTTTTCGTTGCCCTCTGAGGGGCCGATCACTATTGAATTGGGCACCGATGATGACGGGTTCGTGTTTATCGATGGCACTCTCGCAGTCGATAATGGTGGTGTCCAACCCCCAAGTGCCATCACGACCACGCTGCCTCCACTTGAGGGCGGAAGCCACACAATTGATGTATTTTTCTCCGATCGTTTCCACAGTGGCTCTGCCATCGACATGAGTTTGACGTTCGGCGCACAATTCGGTCCGCTGCGAGGAGACTTCAACCGGGATAATCATGTGGATTCCTCTGATATTTCGGTAGCGGAAAGTGCCCTGTGTGGCTTGAGCCAATATCAGGCCGACTACGGCCTTTCCGACGATATGCTAGAGACAATTGCCGACGTAAATCAGGACGGAACCATAAATAACATCGACCTACAATCGCTTTTAGACTTGCTTCAAAGCGGTGGCGGTTCGGCTTTTGCGGTTCCCGAGCCGGCCTCTTTGTTGTTACTATTGGCCGGCATCGGATGCTTATTGTGGATTCAGCACAGATCCCTTTCTGTAAGGTTTGGTCGAATCGCAGATAAACCAGCATCGCGCTCAAGTAGAACACGGCTGAAAGCGTATTCTTTTGCTCGCTGATCCACGCCACCGATTCCACTTCCACCGGATGCACCGCAAATATCGCCGCCGCCAAGTACGCGCCCGGCACATTCAATCGCAGCAAAATCAAATACACCAGGCAAACCGCCCCGGCGTGCTCCAGCACATTCGTCAGGTGGTAACACCAGGCAGTTTCGCCCCACACTTTTTCTTCCAACCAGAAGGCACTGTGCAACAGCGGATAATATTGCTGCGTGGCCCCCACGTCGAACCAAATGCGGCCTAGCCCGGAAACACTGCGCAACTCCGGCCGAGTAACATGCGCGTTGTCGTCCCAAATGAATCCGCATCGCAGGCTGGGCACGTAGACCGCACAGGTCAGCACCACCAGTGAAAGCAAGGCAGTTTTTCGCGTCAGATTCATCATAAAATCATGGTAACCACAAAGCGGAAGTGCTTCGCCCGATCTGTCGTGGCGAATCGGCGCTGTGAATTGTGACTCGTTCCCGGCAAGACAAAATGTACAAAATGCCGACGGAACCAACGGGAAATCTTGAGCATTCGCATCGAGTTCAGTCCGCATTTCCCGGGATGTTGAATTTCGCGTACAAAACTCCCGGCATTTTGTCGCTGGGCACACGCCGCGGCGCTCGAAAAATCTCGCACGCCGGCGCTGCTAGTCCGGACAGAATTGCGAGCGTTTAATGTTTGGCCATCGTTATTCATGATTGGCCAGCACGAGTAAGTTGTGATGGATTCATTGTTTGCGTTTGGCCCGGATTAAATACAAAATTCACTCCCGTGTTGATCCTTTTATTTGCCATCTCCGCGCTCACGAAAAGTTGGCAGCGATGCCAAACCGTACCAAATTCGACAATTCCTCCGCATCGTGGAGAGGTATAATTTGAAGTTGGGGGAGCAATCCGAATGAAAAACGATTATCACATTAACATTTTCTATAGCGCCGAAGACGGGGGCTACATTGCTGACATTCCCGATTTAGCGTCTTGCTCGGCCTTCGGGTCGACGGCGGCCGATGCTTTGCGTGAAGTGGAAATTGCCAAAGCAGCGTGGCTCAAAGCCGCCCGCGCCGCCCGCAAGCCAATTCCCAAACCGCGCTACCGCCCGGCCATCTATCAGGCAGCGGAATAGTCACTGCCTGCTTGGTCAGCGCCCAATTTTCTAAGGCGATGTCCAATTCGCGGCTCAGTTCAATTCGGCGACGCGGGCGGCAGCCGATTCTCGCCGGGCCTGGATTTTCTTGCCCGTGTGCGTAGCATACCAAACGAGTGGCCCAATTTTGGGCAAAAAATTTGAGCCCAGCAGTCTCGGAGAAGAATTT belongs to Pirellulales bacterium and includes:
- a CDS encoding SprT-like domain-containing protein — translated: MQLADAEKLAHELMRQHSLLPRWKFDFDRAVRRFGSCNERKRLITLSARLTELNSEYEVRDTILHEIAHALVGVRAKHGRKWRRMASIIGCNARSCYGDEVQQPPMKFTGRCPTCGYEVQRSRRRRISCGRCDRKFNPRHLFAWSRTSTNPHSD
- a CDS encoding DUF5696 domain-containing protein; translated protein: MLRAFAVGLMCVGCTSKAAVAAESQLDQPVSPSPQQTSAQKFPRSEWGAPLVDVSHDAAKNTWNIKGKHQTVILNEKNLAIEVHAGSVLWHLVPSTASDMRVKLDGQEFSARLADAEQVDIVPYDTGYKTGIKIMLNHWPEKSGIVNLPLYLTLALEGANEELVFDIAADEQQAKLRELNWPTAIDSSHIDFTVLSNGRGALLPQDWPKPYSPIRSANADGSLKQSDTSEVQSNVIESWSMSWWGFEQGPSAMMIIVETPDDAAYQFEHPAGGPTVIGPRWRESLGALRYPRSCRMCFFENGNYVDLAKRYRSYVKDSGLFVSLDEKIARRPVVKELIGTPQARLGILTNIKSDSLHYNKQNPDANHHFTSFDSRAQELRKWKEQGLDRLCVVLTGWPREGYDRQHPDELPPAPEAGGWAGMKQVADTCRELGYLFCLHDQYRDYYLDAPSYDPQFAIHEETAAGAPQDFPGTRFGTWKQGQLPFMNNWEGGTQTFLNNRFMLGHLVKNYTALFAHEIHPQGIYLDVFGYVPPDEDFNPEHPCSRSEAMHARALCFNWSRNNLGFVGTEAGCDWTIPYVDCVSSMRSYKLVSVPLYNLVYHDAVLTPYAPDDLRGFLNGGMPQLGRDQSTTSETAAAVRRMSALHKRVALQEMVRHEFLTGDFKHERTTFADGTTVTVDWDAKTVNIVPEVEVPQVK
- a CDS encoding tetratricopeptide repeat protein, producing the protein MALELDPNHPDAQHNLALLLAGAGRVDEAVEHYRIALRLQPNFPEAQFNWANAVASVRPQEAIEHYKAAIQLLPDYTDAYANLASVYAQLGDRAQAATTMGKAVELAKAQHNEPLSKQLEQLLYEGR
- a CDS encoding dockerin type I domain-containing protein — translated: MTRSNQKLYSRVRLFNGILVMFVSLVLFDGVSTGMADVDITLTGSYFKIPNTHPDTGSGAQAGPTQGLVQSTLGPDGLPVVSSFGATYSPPITDVNASGEILWWSTTSPYGVLFEKQQNDTLPFAFPTFFPDGQSSDDPFYRSAHWQGTFSLPSEGPITIELGTDDDGFVFIDGTLAVDNGGVQPPSAITTTLPPLEGGSHTIDVFFSDRFHSGSAIDMSLTFGAQFGPLRGDFNRDNHVDSSDISVAESALCGLSQYQADYGLSDDMLETIADVNQDGTINNIDLQSLLDLLQSGGGSAFAVPEPASLLLLLAGIGCLLWIQHRSLSVRFGRIADKPASRSSRTRLKAYSFAR
- a CDS encoding type II toxin-antitoxin system HicB family antitoxin, with protein sequence MKNDYHINIFYSAEDGGYIADIPDLASCSAFGSTAADALREVEIAKAAWLKAARAARKPIPKPRYRPAIYQAAE